A stretch of the Candidatus Limnocylindrales bacterium genome encodes the following:
- a CDS encoding zinc-dependent alcohol dehydrogenase: protein MKALCWYGKNDVRIDDVPEPKILQPTDAIVKITSTAICGSDLHLYDGLIPTMEEGDILGHEPMGEVVEVGSAVTRLSVGDRVVVPFTISCGKCFFCQKELYSLCDTTNAENRYAREAMGHATAGLFGYSHMMGGYPGGQAEYLRVPHADVGPVKIPDSLSDDQVLFLSDVFPTGYMAAEACNIESGDTVAVWGCGPVGQFAIQSAWMFGAGRVIAIDCVPERLRMAEEQGEAETINFKDANVYDCLMDLTNGRGPDSCIDAVGCEAHATGSIDAVIDKAKMAAYMATDRPHVLREAIWCCRKGGTVSIPGVYLGFLDKIPFGAVMNKGLTIKTGQTHVQRYTDDLLQKIQDAEIDPSFIITHHMRLEEAPDGYEMFKQKGDCIKIVLKP from the coding sequence ATGAAAGCACTGTGCTGGTACGGCAAGAACGACGTCCGCATCGACGACGTTCCCGAGCCGAAGATCCTGCAGCCCACCGACGCCATCGTGAAGATCACCTCGACGGCGATCTGCGGCTCGGATCTGCATCTGTACGACGGCCTCATTCCCACCATGGAGGAAGGTGACATCCTCGGCCATGAGCCGATGGGCGAGGTCGTGGAGGTCGGCAGCGCCGTCACCAGGCTGTCGGTGGGCGACCGTGTCGTGGTCCCCTTCACCATCTCGTGCGGCAAGTGTTTCTTCTGCCAGAAGGAGCTCTACTCGCTGTGTGACACCACCAATGCCGAGAACCGGTACGCGCGCGAGGCGATGGGCCACGCCACGGCGGGGCTGTTCGGCTACTCGCACATGATGGGCGGCTATCCCGGCGGCCAGGCCGAGTACCTGCGCGTGCCGCACGCCGACGTGGGACCGGTGAAGATTCCCGACAGTCTCAGCGACGATCAGGTTCTCTTTCTGTCGGACGTCTTCCCCACCGGCTACATGGCGGCCGAAGCGTGCAACATCGAGTCCGGCGACACCGTGGCCGTATGGGGCTGCGGGCCCGTGGGCCAGTTCGCCATCCAGAGTGCGTGGATGTTCGGCGCCGGTCGCGTAATCGCCATCGATTGCGTTCCCGAGCGCCTGCGCATGGCGGAGGAACAGGGCGAGGCCGAAACCATCAATTTCAAGGACGCCAACGTCTACGACTGCCTCATGGACCTGACCAACGGGCGGGGCCCCGACAGCTGCATCGATGCGGTGGGATGCGAGGCCCACGCCACCGGCTCCATCGATGCCGTCATCGACAAGGCCAAGATGGCCGCCTACATGGCCACCGACCGGCCACACGTTCTGCGCGAGGCGATCTGGTGCTGCCGCAAGGGCGGCACCGTGTCCATTCCCGGAGTCTACCTCGGCTTCCTCGACAAGATCCCGTTCGGCGCCGTGATGAACAAGGGCTTGACGATCAAGACCGGACAGACCCACGTCCAGCGCTACACCGACGACCTGCTGCAGAAGATCCAGGACGCCGAGATCGATCCGTCGTTCATCATCACGCATCACATGCGGCTGGAGGAGGCCCCGGACGGGTACGAAATGTTCAAGCAGAAAGGAGACTGCATCAAGATCGTCTTGAAGCCGTAG
- a CDS encoding ATP-binding protein gives MAGKIAAPVAAEYLLRVERLGAGRGDALSDHDCAHDPMHGSGGCRSMAHGDAGDIMPRSLTSDPTLEKRLLPDIEERARAGLAFLAVASAVLVAVDFQSESPNAMRMALIDLCRVLAFGALFAFLRRPRGPIVARLAGLAGIAVLSSTSAVMGPLRGDFGPHLVVAVATGLGCAAGIPWGVWPQIAATMILTAGLVVNLALLPDHGGGIVSTNGVFAYLMTMGSSIYIAALDGFRRRAAAEALGEAQRADEALRDLNETLERSVRERTADLARANAELELSNRELATTNRSLEQAYRELQGFTQTVSHDLRVPLRVIHGLSHLALEQYGEKLDEQGRGYLARIGESAVRLGMIGDDLLTLARVTRATMLSEAVDITALARSVVEAQRRQEPQRQVEVSIEEGLSAHGDPFLLRIVLEQLVSNCWKFTRDRQQARIDVAGLAAGEHGFLVRDNGIGFPAEFAGKLFARFERLHDQPDLEGTGIGLAIVQRIVSRHGGRVWAERNPDAGATFSVALPH, from the coding sequence ATGGCCGGAAAGATTGCCGCACCTGTTGCAGCGGAATATCTACTGCGCGTGGAGCGGCTTGGGGCAGGACGTGGAGATGCGCTGTCGGATCATGATTGCGCGCACGACCCGATGCACGGCAGCGGCGGCTGCCGCTCAATGGCCCACGGCGACGCTGGCGACATCATGCCGCGGTCGCTGACCTCCGACCCGACACTCGAGAAGCGGCTTCTGCCCGACATCGAAGAGCGCGCACGAGCTGGCCTGGCGTTCCTGGCGGTGGCCTCGGCCGTTCTGGTCGCCGTCGATTTCCAGAGCGAGAGCCCGAATGCGATGCGAATGGCGCTCATCGACCTGTGCCGCGTGCTCGCGTTCGGCGCTCTGTTCGCGTTCCTGCGCCGGCCGCGCGGGCCGATCGTCGCGCGTCTTGCAGGACTGGCGGGGATCGCGGTCCTGTCTTCGACCTCGGCCGTGATGGGGCCGCTGCGCGGCGACTTCGGACCGCACCTGGTGGTCGCCGTCGCCACCGGTCTCGGCTGCGCGGCAGGCATCCCGTGGGGAGTCTGGCCGCAGATTGCGGCCACCATGATCCTGACGGCGGGGCTGGTCGTGAACCTGGCGCTGCTCCCGGATCATGGCGGCGGCATCGTCTCGACCAACGGAGTGTTCGCCTATCTGATGACGATGGGGTCCTCGATCTACATCGCCGCGCTCGACGGCTTCCGTCGACGCGCGGCGGCGGAAGCGCTCGGCGAGGCGCAACGTGCCGACGAGGCACTGCGGGATCTGAACGAGACGCTGGAGCGAAGCGTGCGCGAGCGCACGGCCGATCTTGCGCGCGCCAACGCCGAGCTCGAGCTGTCCAACCGCGAGCTGGCCACCACCAACCGAAGCCTCGAGCAGGCATACCGGGAGCTGCAAGGCTTCACGCAGACGGTGTCGCACGACCTGCGCGTCCCTCTGCGCGTCATCCACGGGCTCAGCCACCTGGCGCTGGAGCAGTATGGCGAGAAGCTCGACGAGCAGGGGCGCGGCTATCTCGCGCGCATCGGGGAATCGGCGGTGCGCCTGGGCATGATCGGCGACGACCTTCTGACGCTCGCGCGGGTGACGCGTGCGACGATGCTCAGCGAGGCCGTCGACATCACGGCGCTGGCGCGTTCGGTGGTGGAAGCGCAGCGCAGGCAGGAGCCGCAGCGGCAGGTGGAGGTCTCGATCGAGGAAGGCCTGTCGGCGCACGGCGATCCGTTTCTTCTGCGCATCGTGCTCGAGCAGTTGGTCTCGAACTGCTGGAAATTCACGCGCGACAGGCAGCAGGCGCGCATCGACGTCGCAGGCCTGGCCGCCGGCGAGCACGGCTTCCTCGTCCGCGACAACGGCATCGGGTTCCCGGCCGAGTTCGCGGGAAAGCTGTTCGCGCGTTTCGAGAGGCTGCACGACCAGCCCGACCTGGAAGGCACCGGCATCGGCCTTGCCATCGTCCAACGAATCGTCAGCCGTCACGGCGGACGCGTGTGGGCCGAGCGCAATCCTGACGCGGGTGCCACTTTCTCAGTCGCGCTGCCGCACTGA
- a CDS encoding Rid family detoxifying hydrolase produces the protein MGKGDREGMEFLDPPERKRLGLPFSEAVRAGNLLFVSGQIGVRPGTAELVEGGIAAETAQTMENIRATLERYGSSLERVVKCTIFLADMKEWRAMNEVYVRYFRENLPARSALGSSGLALGARVEIECIAALE, from the coding sequence ATGGGCAAGGGTGACCGCGAAGGCATGGAGTTCCTCGATCCGCCCGAGCGCAAGCGCCTGGGGCTGCCCTTCTCGGAGGCGGTGCGTGCGGGCAATCTGCTGTTCGTTTCCGGACAGATCGGCGTACGCCCCGGCACCGCCGAGCTCGTCGAAGGCGGCATTGCCGCCGAAACCGCGCAGACGATGGAAAACATCCGTGCGACGTTGGAGCGTTACGGTTCCAGCCTGGAACGCGTGGTCAAGTGCACCATCTTCCTGGCCGACATGAAGGAATGGCGGGCGATGAACGAAGTCTACGTCCGCTACTTTCGTGAGAACCTTCCCGCCCGCAGCGCGCTCGGCAGCAGCGGGCTGGCCCTCGGCGCGCGCGTGGAGATCGAATGCATCGCCGCGCTGGAGTGA
- a CDS encoding thiamine pyrophosphate-binding protein, with protein sequence MAKQSTIGRYLVSRLEQAGLGHVFGIPGDYVLGFYDLLVASRMQVIGTCTEAGAGFAADGYARVSGLGAVCVTYCVGGLNSLNAVAGAYAEKSPLIVISGAPGLGERAHSPLLHHKVRDFQTQRQIYEKVTVAACSLEDPQSAPQQIDDALHACILQKRPVYLELPRDMVEARCAAPGDFRVPLPQTDPAVLDECLAETVAMLRSATRPIILAGVEIHRFGLQEELVALVEHTGFPVAATILGKSVISELHPQYIGVYEGAMGREEVRVAVESADCVLILGAFMTDINLGIYTANLDVNRTINVNSERASIKRHHFDEVVLADFIRALTTADLGPRREHAIVSAAEAAEARPWVPEPSQPMRVRRFFERLNHFLEDSDVVIADVGDSLFGAADLVIRHRTDFLSPAYYTSMGFAVPAAVGVQTFDRSARAIVVVGDGAFQMTGQELSTAARLGLNPIVFVLNNKGYTTERFIREGPYNDIHDWAYHLVPQLLRQGWGTEVHTEGELETALQQARANTQSLSILNIHLDKMDTSKALERLARRLGERA encoded by the coding sequence ATGGCCAAGCAGAGCACGATCGGACGCTATCTGGTCTCGCGCCTGGAGCAGGCCGGGCTCGGGCATGTCTTCGGCATTCCGGGCGACTACGTGCTCGGCTTCTACGACCTGCTGGTGGCAAGCAGGATGCAGGTCATCGGCACGTGCACGGAGGCCGGAGCGGGTTTTGCCGCCGACGGGTACGCGCGCGTCAGCGGCCTCGGCGCCGTGTGCGTGACCTACTGCGTCGGCGGCCTCAACTCCCTCAACGCCGTGGCGGGGGCCTATGCCGAGAAGTCGCCGCTGATCGTCATCAGCGGCGCTCCCGGGCTCGGCGAGCGGGCGCACTCGCCGCTGCTGCATCACAAGGTGCGGGATTTCCAGACCCAGCGGCAGATCTACGAGAAGGTGACGGTGGCGGCGTGCTCGCTCGAGGACCCGCAGTCGGCGCCGCAGCAGATCGACGATGCACTGCACGCGTGCATCCTGCAGAAGCGGCCCGTCTACCTCGAGCTGCCGCGCGACATGGTCGAGGCGCGCTGCGCCGCTCCCGGCGACTTTCGCGTGCCCTTGCCGCAGACCGATCCGGCCGTTCTCGACGAGTGCCTGGCGGAGACGGTTGCGATGCTGCGCAGCGCCACCCGCCCCATCATCCTGGCGGGCGTCGAGATCCACCGCTTCGGTCTGCAGGAGGAGCTGGTGGCGCTGGTCGAGCATACCGGATTTCCGGTGGCGGCAACGATCCTGGGCAAGTCCGTGATCTCGGAGCTGCATCCGCAGTACATCGGAGTCTACGAGGGCGCCATGGGCCGCGAGGAAGTGCGCGTGGCGGTGGAGTCGGCCGACTGCGTGCTGATCCTCGGCGCCTTCATGACCGACATCAATCTCGGCATCTACACCGCCAACCTCGACGTCAACCGCACCATCAACGTCAACTCCGAGCGCGCCTCGATCAAACGCCATCACTTCGACGAAGTGGTGCTGGCCGACTTCATCCGCGCGCTGACCACAGCCGATCTCGGACCGCGCCGCGAGCACGCGATCGTTTCGGCGGCTGAGGCCGCCGAGGCCAGGCCGTGGGTGCCGGAGCCGTCGCAGCCGATGCGCGTGCGGCGTTTCTTCGAGCGGCTCAATCACTTCCTCGAGGACTCCGACGTCGTGATCGCCGACGTCGGCGACTCTCTCTTCGGCGCGGCCGATCTGGTCATCCGCCACCGCACCGACTTCCTCAGCCCCGCGTACTACACGTCGATGGGCTTCGCGGTGCCGGCCGCCGTGGGCGTACAGACGTTCGACCGCAGCGCGCGCGCGATCGTCGTCGTCGGCGACGGCGCCTTCCAGATGACGGGGCAGGAGCTGTCGACGGCGGCGCGGCTCGGGCTCAACCCGATCGTGTTCGTGCTCAACAACAAGGGCTACACCACCGAGCGCTTCATCCGCGAAGGGCCCTACAACGACATCCACGACTGGGCTTACCACCTGGTCCCACAGCTTCTGCGGCAGGGCTGGGGAACCGAGGTGCACACCGAGGGCGAGCTGGAGACGGCGCTGCAGCAGGCCCGGGCCAACACGCAGTCGCTGTCGATCCTCAACATCCACCTCGACAAGATGGATACGTCCAAGGCGCTGGAGCGGCTGGCGCGGAGGCTGGGCGAACGGGCATGA
- a CDS encoding SDR family NAD(P)-dependent oxidoreductase: MAKDVVLITGGNAGIGFACARALARRGWHVLMASRDRSASAAAVARLRAESGAEAASEMGLDLASQASVRALAAEVTGRGLPLRALVCNAGLQFFGRPRFTAEGHEMTFAVNHLGHFLLANLLLDHLRAHAPSRIVVVSSGVHDPKRWTGMPKADISDLATLAATGGPEAGRFRGGLAYVNSKLCNLWFTYELVRRLQMRDGSADGVPAVTVNAFDPGLTPGSSLTRDYPSAVQFGWNRLLPGLARVLSPVVAGINTVEQAGTALARLVDDPQLARLTGRYFPSHTRWKEAPSSPASYDAARARELWEMSERLCGTSATASSPS; this comes from the coding sequence ATGGCCAAAGACGTAGTGCTGATCACCGGAGGAAACGCGGGCATCGGCTTTGCCTGTGCTCGCGCGTTGGCGCGGCGCGGCTGGCACGTGCTGATGGCCAGCCGCGACCGGAGCGCTTCGGCGGCGGCTGTGGCGCGCCTGCGAGCGGAAAGCGGCGCCGAAGCCGCCTCCGAGATGGGTCTGGATCTGGCCTCGCAGGCATCGGTGCGGGCGCTGGCGGCCGAGGTCACCGGCCGCGGCCTGCCGCTGCGTGCGCTGGTGTGCAACGCCGGGCTTCAGTTCTTCGGCAGGCCGCGCTTTACCGCCGAGGGGCACGAGATGACGTTCGCCGTCAACCATCTCGGCCACTTCCTGCTGGCGAATCTCCTGCTCGATCATCTGCGCGCGCACGCGCCGTCGCGCATCGTCGTCGTGTCCTCGGGAGTGCACGATCCGAAGCGCTGGACCGGAATGCCCAAGGCCGACATTTCCGATCTCGCCACGCTGGCCGCCACCGGAGGACCCGAGGCTGGCCGGTTCCGCGGCGGCTTGGCCTACGTCAACAGCAAGCTTTGCAACCTCTGGTTCACCTACGAGCTGGTGCGACGATTGCAGATGCGCGACGGCAGCGCCGATGGCGTTCCCGCGGTCACGGTGAATGCCTTCGATCCGGGCCTGACGCCCGGCTCGAGCCTGACCCGCGACTATCCCTCAGCGGTGCAGTTCGGATGGAACCGGCTCCTGCCCGGCCTCGCGCGCGTGCTGTCGCCGGTCGTCGCAGGGATCAACACCGTCGAGCAGGCCGGAACGGCGCTGGCGCGTCTGGTGGACGACCCGCAGCTTGCGCGGCTGACCGGCAGGTACTTCCCGTCGCACACGCGGTGGAAGGAGGCACCCTCATCTCCGGCGTCCTACGATGCGGCGCGCGCACGCGAGCTGTGGGAGATGAGCGAGCGGCTGTGTGGCACGTCTGCGACGGCCTCCTCTCCATCCTGA
- a CDS encoding VOC family protein: protein MARSVKPIPDGFRSITPYLAVDDADSLIQFLKKAFGAKEVQRATRPDGTVSYAVVRVGDSMVEVADARPPWEPMRAAVHLYVSDTDHVYDKALRAGAVSLSAPSDLFYGERGATVRDPCGNHWHISTRIELLTPEELERRQAAYYRQHAH, encoded by the coding sequence ATGGCACGCTCGGTCAAACCGATTCCGGACGGGTTTCGAAGCATCACTCCCTATCTGGCCGTCGACGATGCCGACAGCCTGATCCAGTTCCTCAAGAAAGCCTTCGGCGCCAAGGAGGTGCAGCGTGCGACGCGGCCGGACGGGACCGTGTCGTACGCGGTCGTGCGGGTGGGCGACTCGATGGTCGAGGTCGCCGACGCGCGGCCGCCGTGGGAGCCGATGCGTGCGGCCGTGCACCTGTACGTCAGCGACACCGACCACGTCTACGACAAGGCGCTGCGTGCGGGCGCAGTTTCCTTGTCGGCGCCGTCGGACCTGTTCTACGGCGAGCGTGGTGCCACGGTGCGCGACCCTTGCGGCAACCACTGGCACATCTCCACCCGCATCGAGCTGCTCACGCCCGAGGAGCTGGAACGGCGCCAGGCCGCCTATTACCGCCAGCATGCGCACTGA
- a CDS encoding ABC transporter ATP-binding protein, which yields MASSSLGLVLRFMMRYPWRVAAGLGMAAAGTGLGFVFPGVTRWFLDDIIPSGDVSRIFPAVGVALGAMALRQLFYALRTLGNNAFELRMTYDLRSCLHDKIQHLPLKWFDKQTTGDILMRMSTDVPATQRVIIEGIDQTVPALLQIVITSGVMIYLHPTLALVTMIPVPFIAAGGWIYSRWVQPRADEARESAGSLSALLHDNIAGIHQIKTYTLEPEKQHAFDKSSMAYRRQQTRLQRAWAIYGPSMGFLGDMGLLLLIGFGSYWCISREITVGQLVQFLMLLAMLYEPIGRLHTLSTSFLNGLVAAPRVFEIIHMEESEDLQSGRHLEHVTGEIRFEKVNFRYDQRRPILTDLDMLVKPQHTVAIVGATGAGKSTIFQLLTRLYEPDSGEIYLDGVPTREYSKASLRDNIGYVSQDSYMFNTTVRENLLLGKFEATDEELWEALRMASAADFVERLEGKLDAEVGERGSHLSGGERQRLSIARAFLKNAPILLLDEATSAVDAKSEKLIQSALRKLRQNRTCLIIAHRLSTIRDADQIYVLRHGQVLAHGTHEELIRSNDYYAELARISFGFSHQDQAA from the coding sequence ATGGCAAGCTCCTCCCTCGGTCTCGTTCTGCGTTTCATGATGCGCTACCCGTGGCGCGTCGCGGCCGGACTAGGCATGGCCGCCGCCGGCACCGGCCTCGGCTTCGTCTTCCCGGGCGTGACGCGTTGGTTCCTGGACGACATCATCCCGAGCGGCGACGTCTCGCGGATCTTTCCCGCGGTGGGGGTGGCGCTGGGGGCGATGGCGCTTCGGCAGCTGTTCTACGCGCTGCGCACGCTGGGCAACAACGCCTTCGAGCTGCGCATGACCTACGACCTGCGCAGCTGCCTGCATGACAAGATCCAGCACCTGCCGCTGAAGTGGTTCGACAAGCAGACCACCGGCGACATCCTGATGCGCATGTCCACCGATGTTCCGGCCACGCAGCGCGTGATCATCGAGGGCATCGACCAGACGGTGCCGGCACTTCTGCAGATCGTCATCACGAGCGGCGTCATGATCTACCTGCATCCGACGCTGGCGCTGGTGACGATGATTCCGGTGCCCTTCATCGCCGCCGGCGGCTGGATCTACAGCCGCTGGGTGCAGCCGCGCGCCGACGAGGCGCGCGAGTCGGCCGGCAGCCTGAGCGCGCTGCTGCACGACAACATCGCCGGCATCCACCAGATCAAGACCTACACGCTCGAGCCCGAGAAGCAGCACGCGTTCGACAAATCGAGCATGGCCTACCGCCGCCAGCAGACACGGCTGCAGCGGGCGTGGGCGATTTACGGCCCCAGCATGGGCTTCCTCGGCGACATGGGCCTGCTGCTGCTGATCGGCTTCGGCTCCTACTGGTGCATCAGCAGGGAGATCACCGTGGGCCAGCTCGTACAGTTCCTGATGCTGCTGGCGATGCTGTACGAGCCTATCGGCCGCCTGCATACCCTCAGCACCAGCTTCCTCAACGGTCTGGTCGCGGCGCCGCGCGTCTTCGAGATCATCCACATGGAGGAGAGCGAGGACCTGCAGAGCGGCCGCCATCTGGAGCACGTCACCGGCGAGATCCGGTTCGAGAAGGTCAACTTCCGGTACGACCAGCGCCGTCCGATTTTGACCGACCTCGACATGCTCGTGAAGCCGCAGCACACGGTGGCCATCGTCGGTGCCACGGGCGCGGGCAAGAGCACGATCTTCCAGCTCCTGACGCGGTTGTACGAGCCCGACAGCGGCGAGATCTACCTCGACGGCGTGCCGACGCGCGAGTACAGCAAGGCGAGCCTGCGCGACAACATCGGATACGTCTCGCAGGACAGCTACATGTTCAACACCACCGTGCGCGAGAACCTGCTGCTCGGGAAGTTCGAAGCCACCGACGAGGAGCTGTGGGAGGCGCTGCGCATGGCGTCCGCCGCCGATTTCGTCGAGCGTCTCGAAGGCAAGCTCGATGCCGAGGTCGGTGAGCGGGGCAGCCACTTGAGCGGCGGCGAGAGGCAGCGCCTGTCGATCGCGCGCGCATTCCTCAAGAACGCGCCGATCCTGCTGCTGGACGAAGCCACCAGCGCCGTCGACGCCAAGAGCGAGAAGCTCATCCAGTCGGCGCTGAGGAAGCTGCGCCAGAACCGTACGTGCCTGATCATCGCGCACCGCCTGAGCACGATCCGCGACGCCGATCAGATCTACGTGCTGCGCCATGGGCAGGTGCTCGCGCATGGCACGCACGAGGAGCTGATCCGCAGCAACGACTATTACGCCGAGCTCGCGCGCATCAGCTTCGGGTTCTCGCACCAGGATCAGGCGGCGTAA
- a CDS encoding carboxymuconolactone decarboxylase family protein: MARIPYVDPSTAPDEVRAAFDALPAHLNIFRTMAHATNSFRPLLRLGSSILGEQQLDPKLREYAILLAARSLGGRYEWVQHVPIAIACGATQEQVDALERGELDAAVFGDVERRFLAFVQESIDDTRPSDATFEAASSKFSSRELVETLLTVGYYQMLARLTECMDVELDEPIGMKVVKSATANRRS, translated from the coding sequence CGCGAATTCCGTACGTCGATCCCTCAACCGCTCCCGACGAAGTGCGCGCAGCGTTCGACGCGCTGCCGGCGCACCTCAACATCTTTCGCACCATGGCGCATGCGACCAACAGCTTTCGGCCTTTGCTGCGCCTGGGCAGCTCCATCCTGGGCGAGCAGCAGCTCGATCCGAAGCTGCGCGAGTACGCGATCCTGCTCGCCGCCCGCTCGCTCGGCGGTCGCTACGAGTGGGTGCAGCACGTGCCCATCGCCATTGCCTGCGGCGCCACGCAGGAGCAGGTCGATGCGCTCGAGCGCGGCGAGCTCGACGCGGCGGTATTCGGCGACGTCGAGCGCCGCTTTCTGGCGTTCGTGCAGGAGAGCATCGACGATACGCGGCCGTCCGACGCCACGTTCGAAGCCGCTTCCTCGAAGTTCTCGTCGCGCGAGCTGGTCGAGACGCTGCTGACGGTCGGCTACTACCAGATGCTGGCGCGCCTGACAGAGTGCATGGACGTGGAGCTGGACGAGCCCATCGGCATGAAGGTCGTCAAGTCGGCCACCGCCAACCGCCGGAGCTGA